A genomic window from Aurantimicrobium photophilum includes:
- a CDS encoding ATP-dependent DNA helicase, which yields MNKVSLSAQQQEVFNLIEETREHVFITGRAGTGKSTLLNHLAFTTEKTIAVCAPTGVAALNVGGQTIHSLFRLPTGLIGSLDLNHGPDQRKILNAIDTLVIDEVSMVNADIMDAIDRALREARHRKKESFGGVQVIMFGDPYQLSPVPPRTPEEKEYLQARYASNWFFDAAVWQDTPLRIIELTEIHRQRDDAFKEMLNAVRHGTVTPTLGAALNSAGNRPVPEGEDIIILATTNARVNAINAEQLAKLPGKKKVAAADVSGDFAANAFPADEDLELKLGAQVMFLQNDSEGRWVNGTVGTVTKITDTVFVTVAGSEYEVHPVTWERYKYSYKQSTDELSRDVVAEFTQFPLRLAWAVTIHKAQGQTYDRALIDMGSRAFAPGQTYVALSRITSLEGLYLSRPLRPSDVIVDPDVERFMGRVESLGQLLEG from the coding sequence GTGAACAAAGTCTCCTTATCTGCGCAGCAGCAGGAGGTCTTTAACCTCATTGAGGAAACTCGAGAGCATGTGTTCATCACAGGTCGTGCCGGTACGGGTAAATCGACCCTGCTGAACCACCTGGCCTTCACCACCGAGAAGACCATTGCGGTGTGTGCCCCAACGGGTGTGGCCGCGCTCAATGTCGGTGGCCAGACGATTCACTCCCTGTTTCGTTTGCCTACAGGCTTGATTGGTTCGCTGGACCTCAACCACGGCCCCGATCAGCGCAAGATCTTGAACGCCATCGACACTCTCGTGATCGATGAAGTCTCCATGGTCAACGCCGACATCATGGACGCCATCGATCGCGCCCTCCGCGAGGCCCGCCACCGCAAAAAGGAAAGCTTCGGCGGCGTGCAGGTCATCATGTTCGGTGACCCCTACCAACTCTCTCCGGTTCCTCCCCGCACTCCAGAGGAGAAGGAATACCTGCAAGCTCGGTATGCCTCAAACTGGTTCTTTGACGCAGCGGTCTGGCAAGACACTCCTTTGCGCATTATTGAACTCACCGAAATTCACCGTCAGCGTGACGATGCGTTTAAAGAAATGTTGAATGCTGTTCGTCACGGAACGGTGACCCCGACTCTGGGTGCAGCTCTCAATTCTGCAGGCAACCGCCCTGTTCCTGAGGGCGAAGACATCATTATCTTGGCCACCACCAATGCGCGCGTGAACGCCATTAATGCAGAGCAGCTAGCCAAGCTTCCAGGTAAGAAGAAGGTCGCTGCGGCTGATGTGAGCGGGGACTTCGCCGCGAATGCATTCCCTGCTGATGAGGACCTCGAGCTCAAGCTCGGAGCTCAGGTGATGTTCCTGCAGAACGACAGCGAAGGCCGCTGGGTCAACGGCACCGTGGGAACCGTGACCAAGATCACGGACACCGTCTTTGTCACCGTGGCAGGTTCTGAATACGAAGTGCACCCGGTCACCTGGGAGCGTTACAAATACTCCTATAAGCAGAGCACGGATGAGCTCAGCCGAGACGTGGTTGCCGAGTTCACCCAGTTCCCTTTGCGCCTGGCCTGGGCAGTCACCATTCACAAGGCACAGGGTCAGACCTATGACCGTGCGCTGATCGACATGGGTTCACGCGCCTTCGCTCCAGGACAGACTTATGTGGCACTGAGCAGAATTACTTCGCTTGAAGGCCTGTATCTCTCGCGCCCACTCCGACCCTCCGATGTCATTGTGGATCCTGACGTGGAGCGCTTCATGGGCCGGGTTGAATCACTCGGCCAACTCCTCGAAGGCTAG
- a CDS encoding polyprenyl synthetase family protein, producing MSIPSQEAEMTRHLALVEEVLERFFSLSTQRAATLAPAYEALWKTLRSNTAGGKRFRPQMVMTAYTALGGSDLRSAAHVGASFELLHTALIVHDDVVDRDFVRRGIPNVSGSYRDVAQTAGLSLPTAEHRGMSVAVIAGDLALTGSFRLMERASANPEVRDALVELLDRAVFDSAAGELIDVDFSLYSGMPSIEEIVHMERLKTAVYSFEAPLQAGALLAGATHDVIAALGEFGRNIGIAYQIVDDLLGVFGNEASTGKTTLGDLREGKRTALIAFASQTSEWSSISQLVGDSELSAEDAATVREVLERTGAKKFTQRLASDYADEAVAALHGAGIPQQLIEQLTPLVTAVVERVR from the coding sequence GTGAGCATTCCCAGCCAAGAAGCCGAAATGACGCGCCATCTCGCGCTCGTCGAAGAGGTACTTGAGCGCTTCTTTAGCCTATCCACTCAACGGGCTGCCACACTCGCTCCAGCGTATGAAGCGCTCTGGAAAACCCTCCGCTCCAACACGGCCGGCGGCAAGCGTTTCCGCCCACAAATGGTGATGACCGCCTACACAGCACTGGGTGGTTCGGATCTTCGCTCTGCTGCCCATGTGGGTGCCTCCTTTGAGCTTCTTCACACCGCCCTGATTGTTCACGACGATGTCGTGGACCGTGACTTTGTTCGCCGCGGTATTCCCAACGTATCCGGCAGCTATCGAGACGTGGCACAAACCGCAGGTCTGTCTCTTCCGACAGCTGAACATCGAGGTATGTCTGTAGCGGTGATTGCCGGCGACTTGGCGTTGACAGGTTCTTTCCGACTGATGGAGCGCGCGAGTGCAAACCCTGAGGTTCGTGACGCTCTTGTTGAGCTGCTGGACCGCGCGGTCTTTGACTCTGCTGCCGGTGAGCTCATTGACGTGGACTTCTCGTTGTATTCAGGAATGCCCAGCATCGAAGAGATTGTTCACATGGAACGACTCAAAACGGCGGTGTATTCGTTCGAAGCACCGCTGCAAGCAGGTGCACTGCTGGCTGGTGCAACCCACGACGTCATCGCTGCACTGGGCGAGTTTGGTCGCAACATTGGTATTGCGTATCAAATAGTGGATGACTTACTCGGTGTCTTTGGCAACGAAGCATCCACCGGTAAGACCACTCTGGGTGATCTTCGTGAAGGTAAGCGCACGGCTTTGATTGCCTTCGCCTCACAGACCTCTGAGTGGAGCTCCATTTCACAGCTCGTGGGAGATAGTGAACTTTCTGCCGAAGACGCTGCAACCGTGCGTGAGGTTCTCGAACGCACCGGTGCCAAGAAGTTCACGCAGCGTCTTGCCTCGGACTACGCCGATGAGGCTGTCGCTGCGTTGCACGGGGCGGGCATTCCTCAGCAACTCATCGAACAACTCACCCCACTCGTCACTGCGGTCGTGGAGCGCGTGCGATGA
- a CDS encoding type II toxin-antitoxin system Phd/YefM family antitoxin — MQQVNILEARNSLSRLVSFAVQGEEIVIANRGKAVVRLVPTEPAPVKSGKAAAMWLLKNPPPTPTSRTKQELETQIQENREAWD; from the coding sequence ATGCAGCAAGTCAATATCCTCGAAGCGAGAAACTCATTGTCTCGTTTGGTGAGTTTCGCTGTTCAGGGTGAAGAGATTGTTATCGCAAATCGCGGTAAAGCTGTTGTTCGCCTGGTTCCCACCGAGCCTGCTCCCGTGAAATCGGGGAAAGCAGCGGCAATGTGGCTTCTGAAGAACCCACCGCCAACTCCCACGTCACGCACAAAGCAAGAACTCGAGACACAAATTCAAGAAAACCGTGAGGCGTGGGATTGA
- the dcd gene encoding dCTP deaminase, producing MLLSDRDIRAELESGRIGLDPSADDMIQPSSVDVRIDRYFRLFDNHKYPYIDPAEDQPDLTRLIEVDPNEPFILHPGEFVLGATYEQVSLPDDIAARLEGKSSLGRLGLVTHSTAGFIDPGFSGHITLELSNMATLPIKLWPGMKIGQLCFFKLTSPAEKPYGSAEYKSRYHGQRGPTASRSFLNFHRTDVSATDAGAIGG from the coding sequence ATGCTTCTTTCTGATCGCGATATTCGTGCTGAACTCGAGTCGGGCCGTATAGGTCTTGACCCTTCGGCTGATGACATGATTCAGCCCTCGAGCGTTGACGTTCGCATCGACCGGTACTTCCGTCTTTTCGACAACCACAAGTACCCCTACATCGACCCTGCTGAAGACCAGCCAGACCTCACCCGTCTGATCGAGGTTGACCCCAACGAGCCTTTTATTCTGCACCCTGGAGAATTTGTTCTCGGCGCGACCTACGAGCAGGTTTCCCTGCCCGACGACATCGCTGCCCGCCTGGAAGGTAAGAGCTCACTGGGTCGTCTGGGTCTGGTTACCCACTCCACCGCAGGTTTCATTGACCCTGGCTTCTCCGGCCACATCACTCTAGAACTGTCCAACATGGCAACTTTGCCCATCAAGCTCTGGCCAGGTATGAAGATCGGTCAGCTCTGCTTCTTCAAGCTGACCTCACCTGCAGAGAAGCCCTATGGTTCTGCTGAATACAAGTCCCGCTACCACGGTCAGCGTGGACCCACAGCTTCTCGCTCATTCCTCAACTTCCACCGCACCGATGTCAGTGCAACGGATGCCGGAGCAATCGGCGGCTAA
- a CDS encoding type II toxin-antitoxin system VapC family toxin — protein MIYLDSCVVIFAVEDESSEGEFIRQKLADLGDEEVMITPLVTMECVTGPLRDDNLVLHDHYIRALSQFEKRELGEEQFLRAASLRVKHGLKTPDALHLAAAQLHGCRELWTRDSKLVSAAPGFAIDLQSQ, from the coding sequence TTGATCTACCTAGATTCTTGTGTCGTCATTTTTGCGGTTGAAGATGAATCCTCTGAGGGAGAGTTCATTAGACAGAAACTCGCAGATCTCGGTGATGAAGAAGTCATGATTACACCGCTTGTCACGATGGAATGCGTCACAGGTCCTCTGAGGGATGACAACCTCGTCCTCCATGATCACTACATTCGCGCCCTCTCCCAATTTGAAAAGCGGGAGCTGGGCGAAGAGCAATTCCTCAGAGCTGCTTCGCTCAGGGTGAAACACGGTTTGAAAACTCCTGACGCTCTTCACCTTGCTGCTGCCCAGCTGCACGGATGTCGAGAACTATGGACTAGAGATTCTAAATTGGTTTCTGCAGCCCCTGGGTTTGCCATTGATCTGCAAAGTCAGTGA
- the idi gene encoding isopentenyl-diphosphate Delta-isomerase, which produces MGESPELVVLLSEDGAAIGTAEKATVHTEDTHLHLAFSCHVFNREGQILVTRRALEKKTWPGVWTNSFCGHPAPEEDFVEAIHRRAEQELGLKLASVKSALPDFRYRAVDASGIVENEICPVFIAIVDDEPVPNPAEVAEYAWAEPEALLASVEKSAFAFSPWLTLQLPRLAVAGYLSPAG; this is translated from the coding sequence ATGGGTGAATCCCCAGAACTTGTTGTGCTTCTGTCTGAGGACGGTGCCGCCATCGGCACCGCCGAGAAGGCCACTGTTCATACTGAAGACACTCACCTTCACCTTGCCTTCTCGTGCCACGTGTTCAATCGCGAAGGTCAGATCCTGGTCACCCGCCGCGCGCTGGAAAAGAAGACCTGGCCTGGTGTATGGACGAACTCGTTCTGTGGCCACCCTGCACCAGAGGAAGACTTCGTCGAAGCCATTCACCGTCGTGCTGAGCAAGAGCTGGGACTCAAACTTGCTTCGGTGAAAAGTGCTCTTCCTGACTTCCGTTACCGCGCCGTGGATGCTTCCGGCATCGTAGAAAACGAAATCTGCCCTGTCTTCATCGCCATCGTGGATGACGAGCCTGTTCCCAATCCAGCTGAGGTTGCGGAATACGCCTGGGCCGAGCCCGAGGCTCTGCTTGCCTCGGTGGAAAAGTCCGCCTTCGCGTTTAGCCCCTGGCTCACACTGCAGTTGCCCCGGTTAGCTGTTGCCGGGTATTTATCTCCAGCCGGGTAG
- a CDS encoding thiol-disulfide oxidoreductase DCC family protein, translating to MIVLIDGNCALCVGLVEWLGKRITAEKLNPEHIMFVPGESDWGTELLREAHVTGFDSVVVLNKGEVLQEGDAVLALAEVLPRRWKVVAALGKIVPRLWRNAVYRQVARNRISWFGRKEVCAIDSRVAGVTYGPRGLLKRP from the coding sequence ATGATTGTCCTCATCGATGGCAACTGCGCACTGTGTGTGGGACTGGTCGAATGGTTGGGCAAGCGCATTACTGCAGAGAAGCTCAACCCAGAACACATCATGTTTGTGCCCGGAGAGTCTGACTGGGGAACTGAGCTCCTCCGAGAAGCCCATGTCACGGGTTTTGATTCCGTCGTCGTTCTCAACAAGGGGGAAGTCCTGCAAGAAGGAGATGCAGTGCTCGCGCTCGCCGAGGTGCTACCCAGACGCTGGAAGGTCGTTGCGGCACTGGGAAAGATTGTTCCTAGGCTCTGGAGAAACGCTGTTTATCGCCAGGTGGCGAGGAACAGAATCTCCTGGTTTGGTCGCAAGGAGGTCTGTGCGATTGACTCCCGCGTGGCTGGTGTGACCTATGGTCCTCGTGGACTTCTTAAACGCCCGTAA